The sequence CAGCAGGAAAACCCGCTCAGGGTTCCTCTGCATGAAAATAAGGGGGTAAAAATAGGGGGTTTGGTGCAGTCTGATCCACAGGTGACAGATCCTTGCTGCTGTGCCAGCGCAGGTGCCCACCCCGTGCCCAGGTAGCTGGGTATCCAAGAGCGAGAAGATACAAGACAGTGATTAAAACCTTAACGAGAGACTTCGCAGGAGCGGAGAGATGGCTGGAGGCAATTCTAAGGTGTTTTTGCAAAAGGTCCTTTATGGCTCCACGTTCGCCAAACCCTGGGGGAGgtttctcctctgccagccccacggctccGACCATGCCTGAGCATCCTCTCCCGGGCACAAGCCACCCGAGATCCCTCAAGCCAAGCACCCCACAAGGGAAGCTCCACTGGGAGGGGACAGCATCGCCTGCCCAGAGGCACCAGAACCGACAGGAAACCCCCAATTCCTTGGAAAAAGGAGCAAAAACAACTGGAGGAAGGGGCGGTTTCCCAGCACAGGGCACCCAGCTCTTTGCCACCCCTGGCCGTGCCTCCCTAAGCACCCCGCAGCAGCCATGCACGCTCAGCCCGTTCATTTTGCAGCCTTTGGGTCCAGACATGGCATTCCCAGGGTTCATCCAACCTTTCCTACCGTCACACCAGCTCCAAAGCGGATAAAAATCCTCCCCTGCCATGGCTTACTTGATGGGGAAGGTCTCATCCTTCCTCCGCTGCCTCTCCCGGGGCGGGATGACCTCCCAGCCAAAAGTCAGGCTCCAGTCGAAGTTGCCCCGGCTGTGCTGTTTGCCGTTCTGGACGGGCTTGGAGAACTCGAAGGTGTTGAGATCGATGGTGGCAATGTCGGGGCTTACGACGGCCGTGGGCTCTTCAGCGATGCGGGATAAGAGGGGCTCCAGCCAGCCGTGGAAGCACTCGCCTGGGACACAGGGAAGGGTTGGCCATTGAGTGGAGACAACTtcacccccccccagctccctggggacccccggcaGGTGGTGGGTACTCACAGTGGGCATCCAGGAAGGTCAGGACCTCCCCACTGGCCACGCTGGCCCCCAGCAGCCGCGCCGTGATcagccctttcctctcctcctgccgcACGACTCGCACGATCTGGAGCTGCTCCACGTAGCGATCCAGGTCGTCCTTCAGGTAGTCTGGGGGGGCGGGAAAAGAGCAACCGGCTCCGTCAGAGGGGGAGATGCCGGTCCCTGCAtcccaccagcccccccgccgcccccatcccatccccgcccctcgcaggagctgctgctcagaCCCCGCGCCCGGGTTCAGATCCGGCCGCCGGCTCAGGGAGACGTGGAGCCTCCTTTCCCCCCAAATCCAAGAGGGTTTTGGGCGAAAGAAAGCGGGGTTTGCAAAGGAGCCGGCCGCCTGCCCCCTCTAATCCTCCACCAAAGAGGGATTAGAGGAACGACAGGGTGAGGAggtctcgtgccctgcagctgaaGTGTCACTGGACGGAGCAGACAGGCTGTCACCGAGGGAAGGGACAGCGGACAAGGTGTCACCCAGGGAAACTGGGACTTCTCTCCTTCCTTGGCAGATGCAGCCAAGCCAAAAGCTGGGAAGGGCCAAGTGAGAGCTGGGAGGTCTGGAGACCCGTCCTGGGAAGGGACCCTAAGTCTCATGAGCTTCTGACCTACGTCCCCACCGCAGCGGGAGCCAAGCTCACAGGCAATAAACCTGCACCGCCCCGAGGTTTCTGCTCCTTGGGAGCCCGTGCAGCTGCCAGGGGTGGAAAGGGAGCATTTATCTCTGGGACGAGGGCAAAGTCTGGTCCTCTCCAGCGCCCTGACACTGAACCACATCATTCATTTGCTCTGGGTGTAGCTAATGAGGATTGCAGCCTGGCAGGCAAGCCGGCTGGCAGACAAGGTATTTGCAGGATGCAGGAGGGGTGCCCGGTTTTTCTCCACTGCTGGGTTAACAGCAGTGCCGGAGAAGGGAAAAACCCCGACGGCACTTCCAGGCGGATGCGAAACAACGTGGAAGCACTGTTGGATGCATCCCGGGCTGCTCAGAGACTTGGCAGGAGTCGCTTCTCCTCCGAGTGGCTCAGAACCGCTGCTCCCGGGGATGGAAAGATGCTCGGCATCCCCCCGCGTCCCGCCACGGCTCCCGCGTCCCGCCACGGCTCCCACCCACCATCCGTGCTGGCATCGTCCACCAAGATGATCTCCTTCAGCAGGAGGGCCGGGGAGCTGTGCAGGACGCTGTACACCGTCCGCAGCAGCGTCGACCAAGCTTCGTTATGGAAGACGATGACGACGCTGGTGGTGGGCAGGGGGGGGCACCGCTTGAATTTCTGGTCGATGCACCTCCAAGAGAGAAAGACAGCAGTCTAAGCAAGATGGAGGGGCACGACAGAGACAAAACACCCCtcgtcccccccaaaccccaaggCAGGAGAGCGGCTCCCAGCCCCGGTGGCTCTCAGCTCGTCGCCGCTTTGATTTCAATTGATTTCTACCTCTCCCCGCGCCGCTGGTCGAGTGAATCACATTCCtaccgcccgcccggccccggtgtcccccccattGTCACCGCTACACCTGCTAAGCAAGGATAATCGCCTGCCGGCGTGGGGGGGGCTGGTTTCCGCACCAGGGCTGGGTTTCTACCTCCTATTCAAGCctttttttccaccccaaaatgccccccGCAAGccgtccccagcccacccccgccccgagcaggcagggactgggggggcCATGCTTTAATCCGGCAGCCCACGGCCGGAGGGCAGGCAAGGAAATCTCTCGAGTTTACGCCGCTTCCTTCACCCCCCCCCACCGCAGCGGGGTCTGAGGCTGTTCCACTCggctaagaaaagaaaaagtccgATTACTGGAGCCGGCTGAAAtaaaagagagaggggagggaaagggggggagaTGCTGGAGCCACCCGGCCACAAGCAGGTACACGGAGGCACAAAGAGCCGCCGCTGGCTTTTGCCCATTGCTGTTAAAAAACAACCCCAAGGGGacaaaaattagggaaaaaaataataataaatttatgtattttttcagccCTCCCTCTGTTTGATCCCCTGCCAACGCTCGGTGACATCCCATCCCcaatctgcttttatttccccttAAATTTCCCCGTCGAGCGAGCGAGCGGACCCGCGGGGCTCTTTGGGCAACAGCTCTTACTCCGGCGGGCGGCTGTCGGGTCCCAGCGCTCGCTGGAGGGAGATGCGGTCGCTGGCAAAGGCGTTGAAGCAATGCTTCTCGTAACCTCGCTCCTTCTCCTTCGTCTCCTCTGGCGTCCATCGGTCCTTCTTGAAGGCTTTGCCATCGGCTCCGGGGCTGGCGGGGTCTTGGGGGGGTCTCTCCATCAGCGGCCGAAGCTCTGCTGCCGTGTAGACGCCGGGCAGGCAGGAGCGAGCGCCGGGCAGCGGTTCCTCCTGCCGAACCGGAGCTCCGATCTGCAGCTTCGGCATCGAGTCTCGGATGTTGTTGACCGCCCCCAGCATCAGGTCGAGGACTTGGTCCTTCCCCTGGACGATGTTCTTCAACCAGGGTTCCTCGCTCGGGTTCTTGTTCCCCACGTCCTTCTgcaggatgaagaggaagatgacGAAGATGGCGCCTGCCAAAGCCACCTTCAAGGGGCTGTAGCGTCTTCGGAAGAgcctcatttctttttcctgtgtggTTTCCCGAGGGTCCTCCCTGTCGTGACGGGTGTTTCAGGGACGCGGGGTCTCAGGGTGCTTCATGATGATCTGCTCTGCTCCGCTAATctggggagaaggagaaacaCTTGCAGGTTAATTCACAGACTGGATGCACTTCGGGTGCATCCCCTtgatattaatataatattaattatatatgAATGCAAAGTTCGTTCCCTGCTACGGAGCAAGCGAGACCCCTGCAATCTTCTCCCCCCCAGCCCATAAATTcgcactgaaaataaaacaccagGAAAAAGTAAGGTTCGAAAGATGCTGCGAGACGTGCTGGATCCAGCCACCACAAGCGTGGGACATCCCCAGCAGTTTCTCCTCTGACCGAGccagctgctgcagcatcccccctGCAACCTCCCCAGGCACGCGGGGAGCAGCGTAACGAAGCTAAAATAAAGCCGCaaaatttgctgaaatatttttggctGCCTGGAAAAAGCCTTTCTGTGGGTATTTTTCCTGCCTGCAGCGTCGCTGGGAAGGAAAACATGCGCAAGACCCTTCGGCGCTTCAGTTTTGGCTGAATTGGAGCAGCAGATTCAGCGTCCAGTGTCCTGCCCGGTGCGGCGGCCGCCGAGAGCTCAGCACCGGCTGCAAAGCCTCCGCCAGGACCCGGTGAAAGCACCGTGACCGGCCGAGCTTTCCCACCACGAGCAAACCTCCCGCGGCTGCTCTTTGTGAGCCGCTGCCGCCGGAGCATGGACAAGCTCCGCGGGAGCCATTCACcggcatctcctcctcctccacttcggggtcccccctcctcttttatttcttttttccttttctttttattgccttgGAAATGGTGTGGCCCCGGAGTGGAGAAGGGCACCTGCCAGCAACTTCAAGGGCGAGGAAGCTTGGGCTAGTAAAGGAGGAGGGACGAGGCGGTCCCCGGGGTCACCGCTTTCAGTGCTGCGGGGATCAAAGCCGGCAGCCGGACCACGCTTCACTGCCAAGGGCACCCGTCCACAAGTCGCAGCGGGACCACGTGGCACCAGGCCCACGGAGGGAGGgataaaaaagcagaattaaagaaaaaaaaaaaaatccacctcaaTTTCTGCTCATATTCAAGCAAAGATGCTCCCACCCCACTTGTGCCCCGAGCCCCGATGCTTTTGTCGCCCGGCGCAAGCCGCTGCCGTGCAAGGAGGCGAGTGGCGAAGAGCAAcctgttttggggaggaaaaccCTGTTTCCACTATCTCTGCATCTCTCTGAGAGTCTCCTTCCTGCCGTGTTGCTGCGACCACGTTAACGAAGCACGCTCGTTAGCCGTGCCATGCTAATAAACCCCGGAGCAGCACCCAGGCACGCAGGGAGAGGGCACGGGTTTGTGCACAACAGCGGCACTGCAGCTCCCGAGGGGGCTCCAACCTAAACCCCCCTCCCCAATCCCTTCCCAAAAAGGgccaaaaagcaaaatacaccccccccccccccaaatcccccccaaaagcGCTGGGGTGGATTCTGCAACGAGCTGCGGCGTGAGCTCCTCGCACGCTTGCGCTCTCCGCTACCAGTCCTGCAAACCCAGGGGTTGATGCTGCTCCATCCCATCCAGCCCATCCCGAAAATCCCATGTTGGGATGGGGCTCGCCCAGGAAAACCAAAGCCAAAATTATCCGCTGGAGCCCATCGGGTTCCGAAGAAGGGAAAAGGGGTTTTGGTGGGAATTTGGGGGCAGCCGGAGCATCCTCTGCAGCGCGGGAGGGAGGAATCACAAGGAAAGGTGGAAATCgagagacagaggggaaaaaaaaggggaaaataaataaaataaaagcaaatcaacACGGACACGCCACCGTGAGCAAACAGGGTGACCGCAGTCGACGTGGCCACGCGCTCCACGTGGCAGCGAGCCGGCGGCCACGATTGCAAATTCGGAAGCGGTCGGGATTGCAAAAAGCCAATGGCAGGAAGCGGGGTGCAATCCTGCATCACCCTGCAACCCCACCACCGGCTGGCACGGGGGAAAAGCCGGTTTCGTTACCGGAGGTGCCAAAAAATGGTTGGCGCTCCTGGCGAGATTGGGCTCCTCGTACCGGAGCATCGCGGCACAGCTCCGGTTTTAGGAACCGGTGATGCCGCGGGGTGCGAGGCGAAGGCGGGTGCCGGTTGGCATGAAggggggtcccgcggggctcccgccgtCGAGCCGCTGGCCTCACCCCGGTTGGGATGAGCCCTCGGGGTCCTGGACCCGCTCCCGGTGATGGGGGGCCGGGAGCCCCAGagacgggctggggggcagccctgccccgccggcggtgggtgcggggggtcccggggggttggaggcggccggccccgggccggcccctGCTCACACGGTGCGGGGAGCCACGCAGCCCCGGGGACCCgctgggctgccccggggggctccGTCCCGGGACCCCAGACCCttccccccgggggggggggggcacgggtcTCCCCGGCCCCCCTTCCCCCGGTGAGGGGCTCCacaccgggacccccccgcccgcACTtcccccggggggcgggggggggagctgcgCACCGAGACCCCCCGGCTGCCCTTTCCCCCGGGGGACTCCGTCCGTGGACGCCCCCGGCTCCTTCCCCGAGGGGGCTCCGCATCAGCACCCCCGGACGGGGCCCcgcaccgggaccccccgggcCCCCCTTCCGCAGGGAGGAGCCCCGCAGCGGGACCCCCCGTGCCCCCTTCCCCTGCGAGGGGGCGGGGCTCCGCACCAGTGACCCCTCGGaccccccttccccggggaggggggggctgcgtACCGGCCACCCCTCCCCCGGGGGGCTTCGGTACCGGCCCCTTCCCCAGTTCGCGCGGACACGCCCGGTGCACAGGCTCTGCACCGGGACCGGAGCACCCGGCtcgccctggccctggccctggccctggccctggcccagtccttccctgccctgccctgccccgtccggccccggtcccggccccggtcccggcccccccctcACCGGGCtcacggcggcggcgggcgcggggccgcagGTGccgtcccggcggggcgggggcggggctggcgcgcgggcggggcggggccgccgccaccACCTGCCACCGCCCCGGGCTACAGGTGCAcagggcggcggcgccgccgcggtcctagcgccgcccgccgggggcgcggcgccgccgtcctagcgccgcccgcccgccctgcgcCGGCCTCTCGGGGGCGACGGCGGCCTGATGCCGGGGTACCGGCGGGGACAGGGGTCTATAGGGGCCGTGTGGGCTGGGCACGGGGGGTACCGTCAGTGGCAGGGGCctaggggggctataggggcctgTCACCGGGGGCACAGGGGGGTGACAGGGGCTTGGAGCGGCCACAAGGGCCTGGcattgggggtgctgggagccacAGGGTCCTATAGAGGCCATAAGGGCTACAAGGGCCTGGTACGGGAGGTGGTGGGAGCCACAGGGGCCTATAGAGGCCATAGGGGTGTGACCCCAGGTGTGCTGGGGACCAGTAAAGACCTGGCACTGGGGGTGCTACCAGGAGCTATAGCTCCTATACTGCCCGACTGCTGGGTGGTGGGGAGAGAGGCACTGGCACGGTGCGAAGGCCCTTCCTGCCTGCGCTCGTCCCTTAGTTTGTGCCACATTTGTTGTTATGATtcttatttattaattattccaGGGGTGCTGCGGAGCCTCCTGAGCTTCCCGGCTCGGGGGTAGCAGTTCCCTGCCATTGGGAGTTTATTTACCATCGGTTTTACCGGGATGCAATAATCGCTGATAATATTTTTTGTGAGCACACCGGTTGCTATAAATAGACTATCAACACGGGAACTTGCTAATTATTCCCATCCCTCTGGGTCATCCCTTAGTAGTCTGTATCTTCCTGTCGACCTGCTGATTGCACCAGCTTGCTGCTCTCCACCAGCACCCCGAGCCCACGCGTGGGGACGAGACCGTGATCCCCCCCAGCGTGCAACGAGGCGGCAGCCCCAAATGGCCAGCCCCCCGCTCCGAGCACCCCGTTTCCCGCCTCCTCAAGACCCATGGTTAACACTAGATGGTGGTATCTTCATGAAGCTTCGGCCTGAGGATCAGCAACCGTTAGTCACAGCACAAAAACTCCCCGGAAAAGCCAGGTGAGATATTGGTGGTGTGAAAGAGCCGCTCAAAGCCCCTTCAGGGACGATGTGACAAGTACGAGGCCTTCGGCAGGGGATTCCTGCGCTCGCAAGGAAGGGCGTGagcagcccccaaaccccccgTGCACCCCAGGAGAGGTTGCGGTCGAGACGCGCAGGCGGGCGACGGGGAAAACCCAGCGGCTTCTCCAGGATCCCGGAGGGACGAGCCCTGGGCGGGTTTTAATCACCCAGCTGAGGATTTTGCCTTGGCTCCTGCGCTGTACGGAGGATTTGGGGGATTTGACCTGAGGCAGAGTGAGTATTAATTTGGATTATTGGGATATTAGCTTGAATATTAGCTGCCTTACAGGGGATAAGTCAGGCAGGGCTCCAGGGCACTGCAGACGCATAAATACCCGGCAGCCTCCACGTTAAAGCACTAACGAGTCACTAGAGAAAGGCGgggggaaactgagtcacggaAAAGGCACCTGCCTCACCTAGCGCGGCGCAGAGAGGAGCCAGCACTCACCCGCCGTGAGACCACCCGTGGCCTTCATGATCCTCTCGTGTGCTTTTCAGGGCTAAATTTAAACCCTGGGTTTGCGCAGCAGCTGCCTGTAAttcactgctgctttgtttcctgcCTTGCCGCCGTGCAGAGGTTTCGCTCTTAGCACAAAACGTGAAGGGGAAATTCCCTACCCCaaagtttgctgctgctgaacttTTTTCAGCTGCGACTCGCCGAGCTCGATGTCGCGCCACGGCTGCCCGGCCGGGGGAAGGAGGGCCCCCCGCCAGAGTAAGTGCGTTTCTGCGGAAAATGGAGCTTTTTTGGCTTCACGGGGTCCACGCCGGGCTGTGTCgtgggggacggggtggggacgGGCTTTTTGCTGCGTTAAACCAGCCCTGTTCGCTGGCACGGAGGGAGAACGCGGCTGAAGGCAGGTCCTGCCCCTCCGAGTCGCTCGGTGAACCCCCGGCATCTGATTTCCCCAGGATTTCTGTGTTCTTGGATTGCTTCTTTTAATTGCAATTTGTGAAATGCTTTTCAGGTTATGCAGGAGATTAAAATCTCCTGGTGCACCGTCCTCCTAGTGTCACAAAAGTAATTTGGGGGAAATGAAGAAGCAGTtaactactgaaaaaaaccagcGGGGATCGTACAAAATCAATACAGGCTTGCTTGGGAGTGACAGCTCCAAATCACACACTTCTTAATAATTAATTGGCATAGTTATATATAGCTCTCAGACAAAATATATCCTCTTAATCTTTAATTTGATATGTGAGCTATGGCGTTAGCTGCTTTGGAGGGTGCAAAATGTTTATCCTTGGCTTTTAAGAATCAGGGGGACCCAAACAGCCGAAAATATGATGCAGTTACCATCACGGCTTGTTTGGGGTGTGAGAAGCGCAGAAATACCTGTACTGGAAGCCAACCTTACCATTTTGTCTGCAGTTTTCCCTGCGCCGGGTGCATTTCCTTCAGGCCGGTCGGGATTTCTGCCCTTCGCTCCTACCGGGGAATCCACATCGCCCCGAGCGTCAGACGAGGCTCCATCAAACCGATCAGCCAAGCCCCTGATTACAGAGCCGGAGCTTAAATTTGCAGCGCTGAGCAGCAGCGAACCTGGAAAATATGACAGGAAGCAAAGCCGATTTGCATATTTATGCTAATCAAGATTACACGAATCTTTCAAATTAAAACGTACTTTGCAGATGGCTTGCAGATTTGTATCgagctttggttttatttattatcttttagACTTGTAATAATTGGTGCAATATGGTAAAAGTGGAAAGTCTAATCCACAATACAGCTGTTAAAGCAAGGAGAAATGTGTTGAACACAATGCCGAGAGATTTTTCTTTGTAGTAAAAATATTTGGTTAACGCATACCGTGTGGGTATGAGCTAGATTTTCATTTGCAGGGTATTTTTGCGACGCTCAGGGCTGAGCATCTCAAGAAAGGGGAATTGTGCTCCCGTGCTTGGTCATCGTTCCCCATTTGGGTTTTGTTGTCGGGAGTTTGTTTGCTCTCACGCCGCTGCACAAAAAATTAGATCCCTTGGTACTAAATGAATGGGAAATGAAACTTTTTCCAGGTAGATTTTTCAATAAATGGGACTTTTTGGTTGTTTGGAGCTGAGCTCGTGGCAGCTGTGGGCTGAGAGGTGGAAAAGCCCAGCTTGGCCGTTCAGTTATCCCCTGACTTGGACAGAATcacttcctttttcagtttttttctgtgtaaattttaAGAGAACTGGGAGTGCTTCTTTCTTCGCAGTCCCGCGCGCATGAGCGCATGATCCCGCAGCACGACCAAGCCTGGTGCTCCCCGTCCCACCAGCTCAGGGTAACCTCAGCGGCTCCTCGCTGCCTTAGGATAACACACAGCCCAtcatttcctcttgcttttctcctgaTCAGGCGTGATGGAGATGGAAGAAATATTCCTCCAGCTCTGTGAGGAGGTCTCCAGGCTGCAGGATCTGTGCGTCAAGCAGGGCAAGCTTCTCCAGAAGCTGACCGCCAGGAAGGCACCCGTCCTCGGTAAGCAGCGGGACCGGGAAGGATACGCTGAAACTGCAGATCGGGCTGACAAGTGTCATTTGAACGTTTGTCCTGATGCCGGCAAGAAGTTTGCTGTGGAAAGTGGGGGTAACGGGAAGCTGGCTTAAGGCAGAAACGTGTTCTGCAACCCGTGCTGGCTGTCGTGGCTTTTTGGCTTCGCCTTCTCCATCAAACACGGAGTAACGTGTGCGTGTGTCTGCTTAGAGTCACGTTAAAGCCACCGCAGGCGTGCCGCTGCTTCTTCACACGTCTCgctgctggggagagagggaaggagcgtGGGGTAGATGGTACCCGTTGCCTAGAGCGGTTTTAGGAAGCAGGGGTGGCAGCGGAGCCTCCGCAGCCCAGAAACCGCCCGGGGAaatcttctccccctccccagcagcctgcctggtTTTCCAAGAAACCTTCTCCCGGTCCCCCGGCCGTGGTCCATGCACTCGTCTGTCCCCCCCAAGCAGTCACATCGCTGCTGCATGTTTTTGCACGTTGTTCCTGACCTTAAAGGGTGTTTTCTGTGGTCAGGAGGGATTTGCTCTGGCAAACTGCTGCCATGTGCTGTGAAACCAGCAGCCTCGTGTGCTCCCCACCCCTGTGCTCGCCTCCTTTCCCCGCAGCTCTGCCGTCTGTGTGTCCTTCCTGGGGCTGGTGCGCAAATAAATGTCTCCAACAGGACCTAAACCAAAGCCGTTACGGGGATCAGCCTGGCTTTTGGGGATGCAGCGATCTCTCAATGTCTCCTAAGGTAGCTAATACTCCTCTGCCTCTCAGCCCTCTCCGGCTATCCTCGGATGCCCTTTCTTCACTGATCCAGCCTCGTATTTAATCGAGCGATGGGGACAAACGAGCTTTGCTGGCAAGGAGGGTATCGCCCAGTCGTTTTGCAAGTGCAAAAGGAGAATGAGGCAATGGGAAGGCAAAACACAAATGCCGTTAAAGTCCCAGGAATGACCGTTctggcttgttttctttcaaagatatCCCCGTGTCGCTGCCGATCCAGTGCACGGAGGATACGGTCacggaggaagaggaaaggccaCCGGGCAGCCACCAGAAATGCTCAGAGGCCCCGGCATCTTCTGCCTCCAACCCGGCGGGCTCTGCCTATCCCCTGGTGCAGCTGCACGCTGTCGACGTGCGGCCCGGCTTCGACGGCAAATACCTGCCGAGCCCCGCGGATGGCAGCGTCTTCGGCGGTGGAACCGGAGGAGCGGCTCTTGCCGTCGCTTTTGGCAGCAACAAGGCAGAGAGGAGCGAGAAGGTGGATGTAGACACGTGGCTGAAAACCTGTAGGATGCTTCCTACGGCGAAAACCCCCAAGGAAGAAGTGAGAGCTTGCTGCAGCCCGCAGGAGTTGGCAGCACCAAACCCAATTGTCGTGGACTCCTTCCTGACTCTTCCGGACCTCTATGAAGCCCCGGAGGCCCTTCGGAGGGCAGATGCTCCCAGCGAAAGTGCTGAGGCTAAAGTCCCGGTAGAGATCCGAGGACCTGTGAAGGTAAATTGTGGGGCCGATGGGGATTTTTGCCTGGGACTTTTGCGTGCTCTTCGCAGCATAGCGGCATCTGTCAGTCTTCAGCATCCTCTCCATCAGCCCTGCTGTGAGACGTGGGAAGCTGTGGCGGAGTGGAGGTTTAGGGTTGTGTCCTGAAAAAGTCTCTAGGCACCCAATTCTCCGGTTCCCAGGGGAATTAGGTACATAAAAGCCTCTGGGATCTGGCTGCCAAGCAGCACCCGATGCACTTTGGGAGAAGTCCCTCCTGTGATCCTTTCTGAGGCATTGAGGAACCCTTGAAGCAGTCGATTCCGTCTTGGAGGGAAAAACTGTATCGACCTCCTTTGGATCTGCAAATTAAAtgagcttttaaatatttcctttattctttctgaTTTTTACACCCCCAAAAGGATGATTTCTAAAGACATCCTAAACTCTGGCCCCTCAGTCCTCCTGGTAAGCCTTCCCAATGTGTGTTATGGATGGGACACCAACCCTGGACTTACCGGCGGGGGTCCCTATAATGCCAAGCccatttcctttcattccttcttccaaatgaggcccttaaaaattatttcacgACTGCCATGGCTACGTATTCATGGGGAAAGCTATTGATTTTCAGCCTGGGCTATATTTAGAAGctagtttctttttaagaagaaggggaagaaagaaaggagtggAAGCGGTGTCTGTCTGGTAAAGCCCTAATGTGCCTTATCAGCACTTAAATGATAAtggcacaaaaaggaaattacaaaTGCGCTCCAGTTTGCTTCTTACAAAAGCACTTTTCTCATGTTCTGGCTTGGATAGTGATTGTAGCTGCTGAGGGATAAGCGATGGGTGATGGGGGATGCTCAGGTGCCATACGGAGACAGGATCCTCTGGTGAATTTTGGCAAGGACGGAGTGAGGGGGGACTCGGACTCCAGCACGGGGGAGCAGCCCTTAGCCCAGCCTTTCCGCGGCCACAAAAACGGGGTGTCTGCTCTTGGAGGCTGCGCTTCGGCGTGGCAGACCCCGGGACGGAGGCTGGACGCAGCTGGGGGCTTGAAAATAGGCTGCCTCTGCTGTTCCCACTGACCGCTTTTCTCCTTCGCTCCTCGCAGACGTCCTGGACGCCGGGCTGGATGCTGGAGGATGGTACGCTCGGGCAAGGCGCTGTCCTCCCCTCCGAGGACGCGCAGGCTTGTGACATTTGCCAGGAGATTTTCCCATCGGACGCGGCGGGCCAAGCAGACTATTTAAAGCACGTCTTAGCCCATATGAAGTAGGACTCGTCTTCACGATGGGAAATCTGCATATTTGCACCTTGGCCAACGTGACGGCCTCTGGACCTTCACGAGATCGGGCTGCTGGCTTTGACTGGGACCGGCTCAGGCAGCAGTCCTCTTCCGTGTAATCCAGTGTGCTCCCAAACTCGGTCCCTGA comes from Mycteria americana isolate JAX WOST 10 ecotype Jacksonville Zoo and Gardens chromosome 26, USCA_MyAme_1.0, whole genome shotgun sequence and encodes:
- the GALNT6 gene encoding polypeptide N-acetylgalactosaminyltransferase 6; translation: MRLFRRRYSPLKVALAGAIFVIFLFILQKDVGNKNPSEEPWLKNIVQGKDQVLDLMLGAVNNIRDSMPKLQIGAPVRQEEPLPGARSCLPGVYTAAELRPLMERPPQDPASPGADGKAFKKDRWTPEETKEKERGYEKHCFNAFASDRISLQRALGPDSRPPECIDQKFKRCPPLPTTSVVIVFHNEAWSTLLRTVYSVLHSSPALLLKEIILVDDASTDDYLKDDLDRYVEQLQIVRVVRQEERKGLITARLLGASVASGEVLTFLDAHCECFHGWLEPLLSRIAEEPTAVVSPDIATIDLNTFEFSKPVQNGKQHSRGNFDWSLTFGWEVIPPRERQRRKDETFPIKSPTFAGGLFAISRSYFEHIGSYDDQMEIWGGENVEMSFRVWQCGGQVEIIPCSVVGHVFRSKSPHTFPKGTQVISRNQVRLAEVWMDDYKEIFYRRNQQAAQMAREKTYGDITDRRKLREQLHCKNFTWYLQTIYPEMFVPDLTPTFYGAIKNEGTKSCLDVGENNPGGKPLIMYPCHGMGGNQYFEYTSQRELRHNIGKELCLRAGLGSAELGECQYRGKPSRVPASEEWDLAQDRLIKNPASGTCLTARGKHPAMVPCDPADLYQLWSFT